A region of Micromonas commoda chromosome 4, complete sequence DNA encodes the following proteins:
- a CDS encoding predicted protein (Encodes a protein with hydroxyproline-rich glycoprotein (HRGP) motifs), whose product MSCGAIWLPFLSTRADDDDDDDAPASSPAMRPDPPPEESPAPAAKSAPAPAEAALSSPVAIPPLEPRLRIHYDGPLRWNDHPELTQRLEDATAALEAAGWTSVLQHMPKGVRTPEGVFSFMPTLHAVMNVKGVTKTQLTNRLASKRSKQRAALPYPFGAGVSHPDPEPEPVPKPVPVQEREQLVLGYESKKFGSLKKLTDSLATILPGDDNPVKLGKAADRSPSSTEPSIKRRRRRPLRRVDEPLDPSEEREMVRESIRRSLVEHGTRDQGVGEKDVDAFIADVMNIEDDGLGDDSSPEQGTPVAPTDDEDEDEDEETLAGMLDRHKKQIQAKAAMKKTVNARKSRLEPKARARARGAVVQEPPPPPPTDAFALPRREPFKMPKIAMPPHPMTSSARLAWDLAESKLAAGDPVRAEVAIEEFSNAAMAIGSQSHGEAARALTRLAGMNIPFEVLSKLGDCPKHVKRWAKSGGTREIRDAASLCVERWEKVARTSQEEGFRVWVREEAARARRARDPEPEPEPEPFHHDSRATFASGYYASPDRRIDPEVAYLESHADRAEAAMDGEEALGRAITALNASPGKKTSAPEPAAFGSPHPNPESEPAAPVLVDAPPPPPILGEPVADVIAFDDEKDDEKDATPAPVLMEVPPPPPPPPPCPAVAKAPPRSSESPPTVREVPPPPPPPPRGRAGGTPPPPGPYGTREGPPPTTTTAPYLAPPPPDARDRNVRPRDRDGTREGQSPARPASDHIGAVAAEPGEITKRGVDETLPEPRRGDEKKRQSLGYHCPSCDCDVPANGREQHESGTKHREKEKDFLARTRSSDRRKRVVKVVVQRAGPASGDLRDRIDRTPTGPRPVVRDEIAGVVEASAAPELPVVQTTSSGWDGLPEAEAMAQPVMVPLAQGLVPMLPVTSLLPVRTARGNVVYMAPMQPILGGTSDDPGFIAVDDQVTTRINSRINSRWHASETTTTRTMTTETMRSGSETGRMTREEWELERKEKKKEKKEKKKKEKREKREKREKKEKRKRKNEDEEEREERRAIVKSTKPTKQGWQGWMQHDDFLRLDDSYDASLQSGGW is encoded by the coding sequence atgAGCTGCGGCGCGATCTGGCTGCCTTTCCTCTCAACCCgagcggacgacgacgacgacgacgacgccccggcctcctccccggcgatgcgcccggacccgccgcccgaggagtcgcccgcccccgcggcgaaaagcgcccccgcgccagcCGAGGCGGCTTtgtcctcgcccgtcgcgataccgccgctcgagccgcgcctGAGGATCCACTACGACGGCCCGTTGCGCTGGAACGACCATCCGGAGCTGACGCAGAGGCTCGAAgatgcgacggcggcgctcgaggccgcGGGCTGGACGAGCGTGTTGCAACACATGCCCAAGGGCGTGAGAACGCCCGAGGGGGTTTTCAGCTTTATGCCCACCCTCCACGCCGTCATGAACGTCAAGGGGGTGACCAAAACGCAGCTCACGAACCGCCTGGCGTCCAAGCGCTCGAAGCAGCGAGCGGCGCTGCCGTATCCTTTTGGCGCGGGCGTCTCCCACCCCgaccccgagcccgagcccgtcccaaagcccgtccccgtccaggaacgcgagcagctcgtcctcgggtACGAGTCAAAAAAGTTCGGCTCGCTGAAGAAGCTCACCGACAGCCTCGCGACCATCCTCCCGGGAGACGACAACCCCGTGAAGCTCGGAAAGGCCGCCGACCggtctccgtcgtcgaccgaACCCTCGATcaagcggcggcgccggcgccccttACGCCGGGTCGATGAACCCCTCGATCCGTCCGAGGAGAGGGAGATGGTGCGAGAGTCCATACGCCGGTCCCTCGTGGAACACGGCACGCGCGATCAGGGAGTTGGCGAGAAAGACGTGGACGCCttcatcgccgacgtcatgaacatcgaggacgacggcctcggcgacgattcTTCTCCCGAGCAAGGGACGCCGGTCGCGCccacggacgacgaggacgaggacgaggacgaggagaccCTGGCCGGTATGCTCGACAGGCATAAGAAGCAGATacaggcgaaggcggcgatgaagaaGACTGTAAACGCTCGGAAATCAAGACTGGAGCCGAAGGCACGAGCTCGGGCACGGGGCGCGGTCGTTCAGGAgccaccgcccccgccgcccacggacgcgttcgcgcttcctcggcgcgaaccctTCAAGATGCCAAAGatcgcgatgccgccgcaTCCGATGACATCAAGTGCGCGGTTGGCCTGGGACCTGGCCGAGTCGAAGCTTGCCGCCGGCGATCCGGTGAGGGCTGAAGTCGCGATCGAGGAGTTCTCGAACGCGGCCATGGCCATCGGGTCCCAGTCGCACGGcgaggccgcgcgcgcgctgaccCGGCTGGCGGGCATGAACATTCCCTTCGAGGTGCTGTCCAAGCTCGGCGACTGCCCAAAGCACGTGAAGCGTTGGGCAAAGTCGGGGGGCACCCGCGAGATCAgagacgcggcgagcttgtgCGTCGAGAGGTGGGAAAAGGTGGCGCGGACGAGCCAGGAGGAGGGGTTTAGGGTTTGGGTACGGGAGgaggccgcgcgcgcacggcgagcgcgagatcCCGAACcagagcccgagcccgagccgttTCACCACGACTCTCGtgcgacgttcgcgtcgggcTACTACGCCTCCCCCGATCGGCGCATCGACCCGGAGGTGGCCTACCTCGAGTCACACGCGGatcgggcggaggcggcgatggacggtGAGGAGGCGCTGGGCCGCGCCATCACCGCGCTCAACGCGAGCCCGGGGAAGaagacgtcggcgcccgagCCAGCCGCCTTCGGTTCTCCTCACCCTAACCCTGAGTCCGAGCCAGCGGCTCCGGTTctcgtggacgcgccgccgccgccgcccatcctAGGCGAACCCGTCGCTGACGTCAtcgccttcgacgacgagaaggacgacgagaaggacgcgACGCCTGCGCCGGTGCTCATGGAGgtgcctcctcctccgccgcctcctcctccgtgcCCCGCGGTCGCAaaggcgcccccgcgcagcTCCGAATCGCCTCCAACGGTTCGAGaggttccgccgccgccgccgccgccgccgcgaggacgcgccggagggacgccgccgccgcccgggcccTACGGCACACGAGAAGGcccgccaccgacgacgacgaccgctccgtatctcgcgccgccgccgccggatgcCCGCGATCGGAACGTGCGACCGCGCGATCGAGACGGCACGCGAGAAGGCCAGTCacccgcgcggccggcgtcgGATCACATCGGAGCCGTCGCGGCAGAGCCGGGTGAAATCACGAAGCGCGGAGTGGACGAGACCCTacccgagccgcggcggggtgacGAGAAAAAGCGACAAAGCCTGGGCTACCACTGTCCCTCGTGCGACTGCGACGTGCCCGCGAACGGTCGCGAACAACACGAGAGCGGCACGAAGCATCGCGAAAAAGAGAAGGATTTTCTCGCGAGAACGAGGTCCTCCGACCGGCGCAAGCGAGTCGTGAAGGTGGTCGTCCAACGCGCGGGCCCCGCCTCGGGCGACCTCCGCGACCGGATCGaccggacgccgacgggaccTAGGCCGGTCGTCCGAGACGAgatcgcgggcgtcgtcgaagcgTCGGCGGCCCCGGAACTGCCGGTCGTCCAgacgacgagctccgggTGGGACGGCTTgcccgaggccgaggccatGGCCCAGCCGGTGATGGTCCCGTTGGCGCAGGGTCTGGTGCCGATGCTGCCGGTGACGTCGCTCCTGCCGGtgcgcacggcgcgcgggaacgTGGTGTACATGGCTCCGATGCAACCCATCCTCGGAGGCACCTCGGATGACCCGGGATtcatcgcggtggacgaccaGGTGACGACCAGGATTAACTCAAGGATTAACTCAAGGTGGCACGcgtcggagacgacgacgacgcggacgatgacCACCGAGACGATGCGATCGGGGTCGGAGACGGGGAGGATGACGCGCGAGGAGTGGGAGCTGGAGAGGAAagagaagaagaaggagaagaaggagaagaagaagaaggagaagaggGAAAAGAGGGAAAAGagggagaagaaggagaaacGAAAGAGGAAGAatgaggacgaggaggagcgcgaggagaggCGGGCGATCGTCAAAAGCACGAAACCGACGAAGCAGGGATGGCAGGGTTGGATGCAGCACGACGACTTTCTTCGCCTGGACGACTCCTACGACGCCAGCCTTCAGTCCGGGGGGTGGTAG
- the PF15 gene encoding katanin p80 subunit-like protein (Katanin is a microtubule-severing AAA protein. It contains a 60 kDa ATPase subunit, which functions to sever microtubules. This subunit requires ATP and the presence of microtubules for activation) encodes MVKRAYRLQEFNAHQSAVNCLKIGRKSSGVMVTGGDDKKVNLWSIGKSSPILSLAGHQSAVECVTFDNAEEVVVAGAAGGTLKLWDLEEAKVVRTLTGHRSNVISVDFHPFGEFFASGSLDCNTKIWDIRRKGCIHTYKGHDRGVSVAKFSPDGKWVLSGGQDGRVKLWDLTAGRLLRELPAHDGPVTSVEFHPNELLVATGSADRTVKFWDLETFDLVDTCVEATGVRSMLFTPEGDALLTGTSEFLKVWRWEPARCCDAVDVSWTKLADLSTHEGKLLGASCSNSFVGVWVVDLAKCEPFHSGKELGPGGGGTRDAPDRTLGAVENRAREPPTCSGRAEEAVAAAQLAAKARVVASEERAREAAAGAAGATTREPRGSGSVRIDHRIDHQGSRMEMNSGFAAAHGIGADPLADKPKVVYVANPPTPPTPLTRALNLAVPETRAVPESAAESGPRGVESRDQSDWETDQGSAKDESDADEVIEEDLPMEPTEPDVVVSPPGGLHDSAELRRSMPPPTIEVHQSPAPSPTPSPAKSNARVTHVSTHATRQSRERGRYVHAATGMGSSRAFDLDVLRSAALEAETEFVATGMDGGGSSERANDGENTLAAAMARARAERERANNGGVGDGGGIRDGRVAEVKVDRGRGSPETKPNRREVPETKASPETKAPPPPPPAAAPKSPGGPRGINFAAFLPGGGGGGGAPASPPPPSEEEVLRRLGGPDGGTVSGILTARLTTLTACKNMWVKGDTRGVAETLAKSGDQSAVVDVATAALDAPAVAGGHETLTLELAAALTPLMRDLLKSPHASYVDLALRFARTVARRFMSLLKSAPEAMEAVRRGGIGVDLVGEERATRAYSCVHALEALRPQLETIDRGGGELAPRAREMRGLLDQMSAE; translated from the coding sequence TCCTCCCCGATCctgtcgctcgcgggccACCAGTCCGCGGTGGAGTGCGTGACGTTCGAcaacgccgaggaggtggtcgtcgcgggcgccgcggggggcacgCTCAAGCTGTGGGACCTGGAGGAGGCTAAGGTGGTGCGCACGCTGACGGGCCACAGGAGCAACGTCATATCGGTGGACTTCCACCCGTTCGGGGAGTTCTTCGCGTCCGGGTCCCTGGACTGCAACACGAAGATCTGGGACATACGGCGTAAGGGGTGCATACACACCTACAAGGGCCACGACCGCGGGGTGAGCGTCGCCAAGTTCTCCCCGGACGGCAAGTGGGTCCTATCGGGCGGCCAGGACGGCCGCGTCAAGCTGTGGGACCTCACCGCGGGTAGGCTGCTGAGAGAGCTGCCCGCGCACGACGGCCCCGTCACTTCCGTCGAGTTTCACCCAAACgaactcctcgtcgccaccggcaGCGCGGACCGCACCGTCAAGTTCTGGGACCTCGAGACGTTCGACCTGGTGGACACGTGCGTCGAGGCCACCGGCGTGAGGTCGATGCTGTTCAcccccgagggcgacgcgttgCTGACGGGAACGTCCGAGTTTCTGAAGGTTTGGCGGTGGGAACCCGCGAGGTGctgcgacgccgtcgacgtgtcGTGGACCAAACTCGCCGATCTCTCCACGCACGAGGGCAAGCTGCTCGGGGCGTCGTGCTCGAACTCGTTCGTGGGGGTGTGGGTGGTGGACCTCGCCAAGTGCGAGCCGTTTCACTCGGGCAAGGAACTcgggcccggcggcggaggcacCCGGGACGCGCCCGATCGAACCTtgggcgccgtcgagaaCCGTGCACGGGAACCGCCCACGTGCTCgggccgcgccgaggaggccgtcgcggcggcgcagctggCTGCCAAGGCGCGCGTGGTGGCGTCggaggagagggcgagggaggcggcggcgggggcggcgggggcgacgacgagggaacCGAGGGGCTCCGGGTCTGTCCGGATCGATCACCGGATCGATCACCAGGGTTCGAGGATGGAGATGAACAgcgggttcgccgcggcgcacggcaTAGGCGCGGACCCGCTCGCGGACAAACCGAAGGTGGTGTATGTCGCcaacccgccgacgccgccgacgccgctgacCAGGGCGCTGAACCTCGCGGTTCCCGAGACGAGAGCGGTTCCCGAGAGCGCGGCCGAGTCGGGACCTCGCGGGGTCGAGTCGCGGGATCAATCCGATTGGGAGACGGACCAGGGGTCCGCGAAGGACGagtccgacgcggacgaggtcaTCGAGGAGGACCTACCGATGGAACCTACCGAGCCCGACGTCGTGGTCAGCCCGCCGGGTGGCTTGCACGACTCGGCGGAGCTGCGTCgatcgatgccgccgccgacgattgAGGTGCACcaatcgcccgcgccgtcgccgacgccgtcgcccgcaaAGAGTAACGCACGTGTAACGCACGTGTCCACGCACGCGACGAGGCAatcgcgcgaacgcgggcggtacgtccacgccgcgacCGGGATGGGATCGAGCCGGGCGTTCGACCTCGACGTGCtgaggtccgcggcgctcgaggctgagaCGGAATTCGTCGCGACCGGGATGGACGGAGGAGGGTCTtccgagcgcgcgaacgacggcgagaacacgctcgcggcggcgatggcgagggcgagggcggagcgcgagcgcgcgaacaacggcggcgtgggcgacgggggcgggatccgggacggacgcgtgGCGGAGGTCAAGGTGGACCGGGGCCGGGGCTCGCCGGAGACGAAACCGAATCGTCGAGAGGTTCCCGAGACAAAGGCGAGCCCCGAGAcaaaggcgccgccgccgccgccgcccgccgcggcgcccaagtCTCCGGGCGGTCCGCGCGGGATCAacttcgccgcgttcctccccggcggcggcggcggcggcggcgcgcccgcgtctcccccgccccccagcgaggaggaggtttTGCGAAGACTCGGCGGGCCCGACGGCGGAACCGTCTCCGGTATTCTCACCGCGCGACTCACCACGCTCACCGCGTGTAAGAACATGTGGGTCAAAGGGGACACGAGGGGCGTTGCGGAGACGCTCGCGAAGAGCGGGGACCAGTCCGCGGTCGTTGAcgtggccaccgccgcgttggacgcgcCGGCAGTCGCGGGTGGTCACGAGACTCTCACGCTGGAATtagccgccgcgttgacgcCGCTGATGCGCGACTTACTCAAgtcgccgcacgcgtcgtaCGTCGACCTGGCGCTTCGATTcgcgcgaaccgtcgcgcggcggttcaTGTCGCTTTTAAAGAGCGCGCcggaggcgatggaggctGTTCGGCGGGGAGGCATCGGCGTTGATCTCGTGGGAGAGgaacgcgcgacgagggcttACAGCTGCGTAcacgcgctggaggcgctcAGGCCGCAGCTCGAAAcgatcgatcgcggcggcggcgagcttgcgccgagggcgagggagaTGCGGGGGCTGCTCGATCAGATGAGCGCCGAATGA